Genomic segment of Methanolobus mangrovi:
TACAGATTCTATATTTCTCATTCCAACATATACTTCTATGATAGTGAAAGGTTCATGGAACGCACAAGAAGTTCTTATTGATGAAACTCTGATTAGAAGTAAAGCAACATCTTTTTTTGAAAAAATGTTCAACTATAGAAATCACTGGAAAGAAAAAGCCCAAAATATGATTCATAATCATAATGTACTAGATATTGGTGATGATGCTTGGAATGAATATTCTCATGACATTAGAAACGTAAGAACATTTGTAAGGACAATTAACAGTGGGGATTTTGATAGGCATTTGTCTCATGTTAGAGAATATTCACAACTAGAGAGTCTAGAAAATAAATTGGAATTTGAATTGCTAGAAGATGGCGGCAATGTTCAAATTAGGATTAACTCTTCAAACGCTGTGAAAGACTTCATTGACGCATATAAAAAGAATATTTTGCAATCTCCCCTTCCATCAGAAACTAATACTTTTTATCGAACTAATCAAAAAGAAGAAATGTGATATACATAGGACTATGCTATTGGTTTCAGTTATCTCATGGCAATCTGCACAACCGTAGGATACTTTTTCATGATCGCATAGGCTATGGACTTTCCGACCCAGAGCTTTCCATCCTGTATACGGCGCATATGGCTCATATCTCCAAGTATCTGCAATACTTCAAGAGCATGGGGGTCGTTAAGGTAACAACTGTCAGGAACATTTGTATCCGAAAAGAAAAGGATTGGAAGCTTTAGTTTTCTATGAAGGTCCTTAGGTAGTTTTTCGCCGATAGTCTGTAGTACACTTCTGTCAAAGGTGTGCTCTTTCCCTGATTTTGTCATTGAAGCTGGTCTTTCTTCTGCCAGGAGCTGAGCAAGGCTCTTGCGCTCTGAAACGATACCGTCGTTCAGCTTTCCCATTTCCAGTCTCATCCACCGCGTGAAGATGGAATCATCAGTCATTGGATATCTTCCGGACATATTCGCCTATTTTTCCTATATTGTTTTTACTTGAAATTGGTTTTGAGTACAAAAGCATCTGGCAAACAATTTAAAGATGGGATATGATAAAGTAGATAGAGATCTTGTTTATAATAACGAAAAACAAAGGGACCTTAAAATGCCTGATTACTCAGAAGTTTTTGAAAAATCAATTCGAAAAGTAAAGGCGGAAGTTCTTGAAGCTTTTCAGAACGAGGATGTCAGGATAGTTCTTTTCGGTTCGAGGGCAAGAGGAAACGCCCACTGTACTTCTGATATTGATATTGGTATTCTGCCACTGGGAAAATACGACAGAAAAAAGTTAACTGCCCTGAGGGCAAAATTCGAGGAGATGAATATTCCTTATACCGTGGACCTGGTGGACCTTTCTACCGTTTCCGGGGAATTCAGACAGAAGGTGCTTGATGAGGGAGAGGTATGGAAAGACACTACAAACTGCAAATGAAAGCAAGGGTTGCAAAAAGGGCTCTTGGTACCCTGAAGGAAATAATGGACGAGCCATATTCCGTTATAATCAGGGATGCTGCGATCCAGCGATTTGAGTACACCTTCGAAGCGATCTGGAAACTCATAAAGGAATATCTTATCGAAAGAGAGGGTATCGTATGCAATTCTCCCAAATCATGCTTTCGCGAAGCTTTCAAAATGCATCTCATAAATGAGGATGAAAGCATGCAGGCGTTGTATATGACAGACGACAGGAACATGACAACTCACACATATCACGAAGATGTGGCCGAGGAGATATACAAGGAACTTGCAGGATATTACAGTCTGATGGACAGGATATACCTGAACATTATCAGGGATTCAGGATTGGATTGATTCCCTGTTTTCTGTTGGACTGTATTTTGTGTATTATATCAACTCATCAAGGTGGTCGTACCTGAGTTTATAATAAGTTCCGCGTCCTGTTCTTCCCACCTGGATGAATATCTTCTTCTTAACAAGTTCCTGAAGGTCTCTTTTTGAAGTTGAAACACCCAGATCACATAGTTTCTGGTATTCCTGATTCGTGATCTTTCCCATCTCACGTGCAAATTTGATACCTTTGACCTGCCGGTCTTTCAGTCCAATCTGCATGTATTTTCCAATGGTCCCGTAGTCACGACTTATGTTCAGCACGGCATTCTCAACCCTTGAGACTTTCAATGCAAGACCGTAGAGATAATACTCCAGCCATTCAGTAATATCAGGACCATTTCCATTGCTGCCTTCAAGGCCCTCAAAATAGTTCTTTTTTCTCTGGTTGAAAAACTCTTCAATGGTGAACAGTTTTTTAGCTTCCCTGAAATTATTTCCCAGAATGTAGGATGCAATACTCATGGCAATGGTACCGCTGGCACTTTCAAAGGGGTGCATGCGATAAAGTTCATAGTGGACGATCCCTGCCTTTAATACCGGTAGAACATCGGTAGCCTCATCACTATAGATCCAGTCGATCAGGTCGCGGACACAATACCTGACCCTTTCAGGTTCCATGAATCCCTCAGCCACAGTTGTCCGATACCTGCCGATCTCACTGTCAGGGACAATTCCCTTCATGGCTATTTTGTGAAGTGTGAGTATCATATCCTCGGATATATCCTCATTTTCAATGTTCTGGAGGTACTCATTCAATTCCAGAAAATTAAGGACCTGTTTCTTGTCCGTCTCATCCCCGAATATATCCTGTCCGTTAACGAGTTTTGTAACCTGCCTGATGGAAAGCCCATTTTCCTCCAGGCTTGTAGCATGATAGGCGAGTCTGAAAAGGTTGTTTATCTGCAGTCTCCTTTCCCATGCAGGAGGTACGTGCGTATTGAGAATTATCTCCCTGGCTGCCTGTATCCTTGCAAGCAGACGTACTATCCTGTCATTATAATGGAAATCCGGCTGGTACATGTTTCAGTTATTCTCCTGAAAGACATTGCCCCGATTATTTATTATCTGTTCCGGTCAACGCTTATTGATATACCTGACTGGCTAAATATAAATTCTTTAAATGCGACATATAATTATGGATGATCTGAACACTACAGCAGAGAAAATAAGGACAATGGATATCAGGGGCGCAGGAAGGATTGCAGTTGCAGCATCAGCTGCATTAAGGGATTATGCAATGTCGCTGAAATCCCTGCCTTTAAGTGAGTTCAACATCAAGCTAGAAGAGGCTGCAAAGACACTGGTGGACACCAGGCCGACTGCTGTGTCTCTTCCCAATGCCGTTGCTCTTACAAAGAGGCACAATGCTACAAATGTCTATGATGCCATTGATGAAATCTCAAAAAATGCAGAGAAATTCATAACAAATGCAGGGGAAGCATTGGAGAAGATTGGTATGATAGGTGCCCAGCGTATTCACGATGGCGATGTCATCATGACCCACTGCAACTCCCATGCAGCACTTTCTATTATCAAAACAGCCTTTGACCAGGGCAAGGATATATCCGTCATTGCTACGGAATCCAGACCCAGAAGGCAGGGTCTGATCACCATCAGGGAATTGAACGATCATGGTATTCCCACAACTCTTATTGTGGACTCTGCTGTCAGGCTGACCATGAAAGAAGTTGACCTTGTGGTGGTAGGTGCAGATTCGATTTCAGTTAACGGCGCCCTCATTAACAAAATAGGCACTTCCCAGCTTGCAATGGCAGCACAGGAAGCACGCAGGAATGTCATTGTTGCTGCAGAAACATACAAATTCAGCCCCCGTACCCTTCTTGGAGAAATGGTTGAGATAGAGGACCGTTCCAGTGATGAGGTAATAGATGCTGAGATTCTCAGGGAGCTTCCAAATGTCAAGGTCAAAAACCCTGCATTTGATGTTACTCCGGCAGAATATATCGACCTCATAATCACTGAAGTCGGAGCTTTCCCCCCATCCATGGCTTTCACGGTAATAAAGGACTATCTGGGACTTGAGCTGGCAGTTTAAGCTTGAATTTATTCAATTTGGAAAGTGATTCTGGAGGCTTTCAATCCTTCCAGTTCCACCATTTTAGCAGATCAGGGTCATGTTCATCGTTAGATGCAAAATAAACTGCACACCTGAAAACATAAAGCATGCATCTGTCTACATGCATGCCCTGAAAGTTACATAATTGCTGATAGAGTTCTTCAGGGTCTCTGTCTTTTAGGTCTGCTATATTGCGAATACCGAGGTTCAAGAGATCATATGCAATCATTTTTCCCACACCTGGGATTTGCATAAGCTCTTTTATCACTGTTTTATAAGCTGGAGAGGTTGAAGACATTTCACCCCTCATTTTTTACCTACCGTTGCAACATATATGACAAACTCATTTTCCCCATCAACCCCGATTGCAGGATTTATTTCCTCATCAAGGAATGCTGCAATGGCACAAACCCCACAACCCACCGACTCCGCACTCAGGTACAGATTCTGGCATGTGTGTCCTGCATCCAGATGCAGATACCTGTAGCCTCTTTGCCCGTATCTCCATTCCATCCTGTAGGGCACTGCTGTCCATATGAATGTTGCAGCACTGGTCTTAACAAATGCCTGGTCAAGACATCCGCGTTTGATCTTGTCCGCGATGTTCTTTTCCATATCTATCTCTACGAGTTTGTGCTCAATGGGAAGGAACCTGTACAATCCTTTTTCCAGTCCTTTCACATTGTTTGCAAGTATATAGGTTTCAAGCGCGTGTCTGGCCCCTGCCGAGGGCACTGTCCTGAAAGTAACAACATTCCTGACAACCTCCTTTACTCCCTGTGTACACCAGAGCAGGTATGAGAGTTCTTCAATAGAAAGTGGCTCTGAACTGTAGTTCCTGATGCTCGTTCTCTTCTCGATAGCCTGTCTCAGGTCAATATCCCTGACCTGTATTTCTTTTGGCTGAGGCAGATCTATGATCTTTCCGGTATTGTTATCTCCCAGTTCCAGAGCTGGCTGGGGATAACCCGCTGACTGGTCTGAAATGTCAAGATACCTGTACTGCGTCTTTTCCATGAACTCTTTGCCTGTTCCACTCATGATGATAACCCCGAAATTTCCTTAAAAGAGATTCTTCATTTGTTGTTTATACTTCTTGTCCTTATTTGAGTAAAAACCAAAAGAAGAAAATATAAAGCGTTTGTAAGCTCTCTTCCGAATATGAATACCCGATGTCAATGGGCTGAAATGAACGAACTTGAAACAGATTATCATGATACAGAGTGGGGTGTACCTGAACATGATGAACGTAAGTTGTTCGAGTTCCTGATACTTGAAGGGGCACAGGCCGGACTTAGCTGGGATACGATCCTTAAAAGAAGGGAGAACTACAGGAAAGCCTTCGATGACTTTGACTACAACGTAGTTGCCTGTTATGGTGAAGAGAAAATAGGAGAGCTTCTAGAGAACAGTGGCATCATAAGGAACAAACTGAAGGTGCGTTCCGCAGTTAACAATGCAAAGGCATTCATTGAGATAAGGAATGAGTTCGGCTCATTTGACAATTACCTTCGTGGATTCTTAAAAGATGGGAAAACAATACAGAATTCATGGAATTCAATGTCAGAGATCCCTGCAAAGACTGAACTATCCGAAAAGATAAGCAAGGATATGAAGAAAAGAGGATTCAATTTCGTGGGTCCAACGATAATCTATGCTTTCATGCAGGCTGTGGGAATGGTCAATGACCATGTGACCGGATGTTTCAGGCACCAGCAGTGCAGGGATATGCAGTGAATGGTCCGTGGTTAATTCAAATTCAATCTGCGATAAGTCCGTCCTTTAATGTAATGACCCTGTCCACATAATCCAGGTGCCACTGCTCATG
This window contains:
- a CDS encoding Fic family protein, yielding MYQPDFHYNDRIVRLLARIQAAREIILNTHVPPAWERRLQINNLFRLAYHATSLEENGLSIRQVTKLVNGQDIFGDETDKKQVLNFLELNEYLQNIENEDISEDMILTLHKIAMKGIVPDSEIGRYRTTVAEGFMEPERVRYCVRDLIDWIYSDEATDVLPVLKAGIVHYELYRMHPFESASGTIAMSIASYILGNNFREAKKLFTIEEFFNQRKKNYFEGLEGSNGNGPDITEWLEYYLYGLALKVSRVENAVLNISRDYGTIGKYMQIGLKDRQVKGIKFAREMGKITNQEYQKLCDLGVSTSKRDLQELVKKKIFIQVGRTGRGTYYKLRYDHLDELI
- a CDS encoding DNA-3-methyladenine glycosylase I; translation: MNTRCQWAEMNELETDYHDTEWGVPEHDERKLFEFLILEGAQAGLSWDTILKRRENYRKAFDDFDYNVVACYGEEKIGELLENSGIIRNKLKVRSAVNNAKAFIEIRNEFGSFDNYLRGFLKDGKTIQNSWNSMSEIPAKTELSEKISKDMKKRGFNFVGPTIIYAFMQAVGMVNDHVTGCFRHQQCRDMQ
- a CDS encoding DUF61 family protein, which produces MTDDSIFTRWMRLEMGKLNDGIVSERKSLAQLLAEERPASMTKSGKEHTFDRSVLQTIGEKLPKDLHRKLKLPILFFSDTNVPDSCYLNDPHALEVLQILGDMSHMRRIQDGKLWVGKSIAYAIMKKYPTVVQIAMR
- a CDS encoding nucleotidyltransferase family protein, with product MPDYSEVFEKSIRKVKAEVLEAFQNEDVRIVLFGSRARGNAHCTSDIDIGILPLGKYDRKKLTALRAKFEEMNIPYTVDLVDLSTVSGEFRQKVLDEGEVWKDTTNCK
- a CDS encoding helix-hairpin-helix domain-containing protein, coding for MRGEMSSTSPAYKTVIKELMQIPGVGKMIAYDLLNLGIRNIADLKDRDPEELYQQLCNFQGMHVDRCMLYVFRCAVYFASNDEHDPDLLKWWNWKD
- a CDS encoding SagB/ThcOx family dehydrogenase is translated as MSGTGKEFMEKTQYRYLDISDQSAGYPQPALELGDNNTGKIIDLPQPKEIQVRDIDLRQAIEKRTSIRNYSSEPLSIEELSYLLWCTQGVKEVVRNVVTFRTVPSAGARHALETYILANNVKGLEKGLYRFLPIEHKLVEIDMEKNIADKIKRGCLDQAFVKTSAATFIWTAVPYRMEWRYGQRGYRYLHLDAGHTCQNLYLSAESVGCGVCAIAAFLDEEINPAIGVDGENEFVIYVATVGKK
- a CDS encoding ribose 1,5-bisphosphate isomerase, producing MDDLNTTAEKIRTMDIRGAGRIAVAASAALRDYAMSLKSLPLSEFNIKLEEAAKTLVDTRPTAVSLPNAVALTKRHNATNVYDAIDEISKNAEKFITNAGEALEKIGMIGAQRIHDGDVIMTHCNSHAALSIIKTAFDQGKDISVIATESRPRRQGLITIRELNDHGIPTTLIVDSAVRLTMKEVDLVVVGADSISVNGALINKIGTSQLAMAAQEARRNVIVAAETYKFSPRTLLGEMVEIEDRSSDEVIDAEILRELPNVKVKNPAFDVTPAEYIDLIITEVGAFPPSMAFTVIKDYLGLELAV
- a CDS encoding HI0074 family nucleotidyltransferase substrate-binding subunit, coding for MERHYKLQMKARVAKRALGTLKEIMDEPYSVIIRDAAIQRFEYTFEAIWKLIKEYLIEREGIVCNSPKSCFREAFKMHLINEDESMQALYMTDDRNMTTHTYHEDVAEEIYKELAGYYSLMDRIYLNIIRDSGLD